From a region of the Neobacillus niacini genome:
- the sigY gene encoding RNA polymerase sigma factor SigY: MDPLIKSAKEGDHLAFAMLFKENYPFLVKYLMKITMNPDMAEELAQETMAKCIQKIHLYNGQSKFSTWLISIATNAYIDQCRKQKRENQWKGQEEVFRKLKWHFESRNEEWNDALEALGKLPVDVRVPIVLKHYYGYSYDEIGAWMKISSGTVKSRVHNGILAVRRELKLGEETESRHTRQRTTK, translated from the coding sequence ATGGATCCGTTAATAAAAAGTGCAAAAGAAGGGGATCATCTTGCATTTGCCATGTTGTTTAAAGAAAATTATCCATTCCTTGTAAAGTATTTAATGAAAATTACAATGAATCCTGATATGGCAGAGGAACTAGCACAAGAAACAATGGCAAAGTGTATTCAAAAGATTCATCTCTATAATGGTCAAAGTAAATTTTCCACTTGGTTAATCTCGATTGCCACCAATGCTTATATTGACCAATGTAGAAAACAGAAGAGAGAAAACCAATGGAAAGGACAAGAAGAAGTTTTTCGAAAACTGAAATGGCATTTTGAAAGCAGGAACGAGGAGTGGAACGATGCACTAGAGGCATTAGGAAAATTACCTGTAGACGTCCGGGTTCCCATTGTATTGAAGCATTATTATGGGTATTCATACGATGAAATTGGTGCATGGATGAAAATTTCTTCAGGAACAGTTAAATCTAGGGTTCATAATGGAATTTTGGCAGTAAGAAGGGAGCTGAAACTAGGTGAAGAAACAGAAAGTCGTCATACTCGACAACGAACAACAAAATAA
- a CDS encoding transglycosylase domain-containing protein produces MKKVVNNWKRWHMNQVMVLSFSLLVLGFLGIVYAYSMDADISSLKNELPQATVFYDLNGEVASKVSANKNEGISINQVPDSMKNAVIAIEDRRFYEHHGVDYIGITRALIRDIKARGMVEGGSTITQQLTKNTLLTSQKTLKRKIDEVFLAMEIERQFSKSEILQMYLNQIYFGDGAWGIKHAASNYFGKEVEDLTISESALLAGLIKAPSSLNPYQHLDKATQRRNLVLNQMKNQGYITTEQYEQAINEKVILNNKGGDPFRGKYPHYVDQVFEEAIDVYHLSQDELLTGGYQIYTELDPAMQKAMEETYQRDDLFPRGSDSLIQSGGILLDPKTGGIRALVGGRGEHTFRGYNRATQLKAQPGSSIKPIAVFTPALEAGWKITDMLKDEPMTFGEYEPKNYNHEYAGEVPMYEAVKDSKNVSAVWLLNEIGIEKGINSTKRFGIPLQKGDRNLSLALGGLEQGVSPLVMAEAYSVFPNNGVKIKAHVIKKIVDAEGNIIAQWKEKKEKVTTKSVTDHITTMLLGVVEHGSGKSAQIPGREIAGKTGSTQVPIEGITGVKDQWFVGYSPQLVGAVWVGYDKTDEKHYLKTTSGAGAAILFREVMKQALQGTPSSKFNVPHIDTLIEKKQEEEAEQRRKSLEEYFNDGPRKWEERWKNQKEKWEKRWKKIGPNMNH; encoded by the coding sequence ATGAAAAAGGTAGTGAATAATTGGAAGCGATGGCATATGAACCAAGTAATGGTTCTCTCGTTTTCTCTTTTAGTTTTGGGCTTTCTAGGTATCGTGTACGCTTATTCAATGGATGCAGATATTTCTTCCCTAAAAAATGAACTTCCCCAGGCAACCGTATTTTATGATTTGAATGGTGAGGTTGCAAGTAAAGTATCTGCAAATAAAAATGAGGGTATTTCGATTAATCAGGTTCCTGACTCGATGAAAAATGCAGTAATTGCCATAGAGGACCGTAGATTCTATGAACACCATGGTGTAGATTATATTGGGATTACAAGAGCACTTATTCGGGACATAAAAGCCCGTGGAATGGTAGAAGGCGGCAGTACAATTACTCAGCAATTAACAAAAAACACTTTACTAACCTCTCAGAAAACACTAAAAAGAAAGATAGATGAAGTGTTTTTAGCGATGGAAATCGAGAGACAATTTAGCAAATCAGAAATCCTTCAAATGTACTTAAATCAAATTTATTTTGGTGATGGTGCCTGGGGGATAAAGCATGCAGCAAGCAATTATTTTGGCAAAGAAGTCGAAGATCTCACTATTAGCGAATCAGCCTTACTGGCAGGTCTAATAAAAGCACCTTCTTCTCTAAACCCCTATCAGCACTTGGACAAGGCAACCCAGAGGAGAAATCTGGTACTCAATCAAATGAAGAATCAAGGCTATATTACAACAGAGCAATATGAACAAGCGATAAATGAAAAGGTTATCTTAAATAATAAAGGCGGAGATCCATTTCGAGGGAAGTATCCGCACTATGTTGATCAAGTTTTTGAAGAAGCCATCGATGTCTATCATTTATCACAGGATGAATTATTAACAGGCGGCTATCAAATATACACCGAACTAGATCCTGCTATGCAAAAAGCGATGGAGGAGACGTATCAAAGAGATGATTTATTTCCAAGGGGGTCAGATTCTCTGATCCAAAGCGGAGGGATATTGCTTGACCCCAAAACCGGTGGAATCCGTGCCCTTGTTGGCGGACGAGGGGAGCATACCTTTAGAGGTTATAACCGTGCCACACAATTAAAAGCACAGCCAGGTTCTTCTATTAAACCAATCGCAGTCTTTACACCTGCCCTCGAAGCGGGCTGGAAAATAACAGATATGTTAAAAGATGAACCAATGACCTTTGGAGAATACGAACCAAAAAATTATAATCATGAATATGCTGGTGAAGTGCCAATGTATGAAGCAGTGAAAGATTCAAAAAATGTTTCTGCAGTCTGGTTATTAAATGAGATAGGAATTGAAAAAGGAATAAATTCAACCAAACGCTTTGGTATACCTTTGCAAAAAGGTGATCGTAATCTATCACTTGCACTCGGTGGATTAGAACAAGGAGTATCGCCGCTTGTCATGGCTGAGGCCTATTCTGTCTTCCCTAATAATGGAGTTAAAATTAAAGCTCATGTCATTAAAAAGATTGTGGATGCAGAGGGTAATATTATTGCACAGTGGAAGGAAAAAAAGGAAAAAGTCACAACTAAATCCGTAACTGATCACATTACCACCATGCTCCTTGGGGTTGTTGAGCATGGGTCTGGAAAAAGCGCACAAATTCCGGGTAGAGAGATTGCAGGAAAAACAGGTTCGACGCAAGTACCGATTGAAGGAATCACTGGGGTCAAGGACCAATGGTTTGTTGGCTACTCACCACAACTAGTTGGAGCTGTGTGGGTGGGCTACGATAAAACGGATGAAAAACACTACTTGAAAACGACAAGCGGAGCAGGAGCAGCTATTCTTTTTCGTGAAGTAATGAAACAGGCCTTACAAGGTACTCCTTCCAGTAAATTCAATGTCCCTCACATTGATACTTTAATTGAAAAGAAGCAAGAGGAAGAGGCAGAACAGAGGCGAAAATCACTTGAAGAGTATTTTAATGATGGTCCGAGAAAATGGGAAGAAAGGTGGAAAAACCAAAAAGAAAAGTGGGAAAAACGCTGGAAAAAAATAGGGCCAAATATGAATCATTAA
- a CDS encoding helix-turn-helix transcriptional regulator, which produces MNRNEIILLVSDKLRLIRTEAGYTQDKMAEIIGVSKKTLVQIEKGRVLAGWSTVVTICALFRETETVQFLFGNEPLEVLETVAREGIDYRRMKTFGGKIWWREVTRKNGFVLQQNILSKHFRILDDKHYRVYSSFDEKQSKIRFRELTKNE; this is translated from the coding sequence TTGAATAGAAATGAAATTATTTTGCTAGTTTCAGATAAACTGCGATTAATTCGTACAGAAGCAGGTTATACCCAGGATAAAATGGCAGAGATCATTGGTGTTTCAAAGAAGACCTTAGTTCAAATTGAAAAAGGAAGAGTGCTGGCAGGCTGGTCGACGGTAGTCACCATTTGTGCTTTGTTTAGAGAAACAGAAACAGTCCAATTTTTATTTGGTAATGAACCGTTAGAAGTCTTGGAAACCGTGGCACGCGAAGGAATAGATTATCGGAGAATGAAAACCTTTGGAGGAAAAATTTGGTGGCGTGAAGTCACAAGAAAAAACGGATTTGTCCTCCAGCAGAATATACTAAGTAAACATTTTCGGATATTGGATGACAAACACTATCGGGTATACAGCAGCTTTGATGAAAAGCAATCCAAAATTCGCTTTAGAGAATTAACCAAGAACGAATAA
- a CDS encoding FeoB-associated Cys-rich membrane protein: protein MIANIIIGATIFGYATWALVKFINKSKKGKCAACDLEKSCSRQSQCGIPPK from the coding sequence ATGATAGCTAATATCATCATTGGCGCTACGATATTTGGATACGCCACTTGGGCATTAGTGAAATTTATAAATAAATCAAAAAAAGGGAAATGTGCAGCTTGTGACCTTGAAAAGTCCTGCTCGAGACAAAGTCAATGTGGAATTCCGCCAAAATAA
- the feoB gene encoding ferrous iron transport protein B has translation MEIALIGNPNTGKTSLFNNLTGSYEYVGNWSGVTVEKKVGVFKNNLGRLIDLPGIYSLNPLSRDEGVVTTFFLEEPVDRLLNILDASQLERNLHLTLQLLEYEKPALIGLNMVDVAANRGIQIDTEKLSQILGVPVVPVVARSGKGCNRLIEVISTSSSHSKVKKHVYYGNTVEKAITKLSIELIGKTDHSPRWLALQLFEGNEYVKNFLSDIIEPAELVSYLTQLETLLIQENGHVKSLANFIYLKRKEVIEKILENSVRKVSTVVPMSEKIDAIVTNRYLGMPIFLICLYLMFMLTFDWLGTPLSDILDGVLTGQVTTGAEKFLGAVHASDFIHALIIEGLIAGVGGVLVFVPQIFILFFFISLLEDSGYMARVALVMDRIMESVGLNGKTFIPMMIGFGCNVPGIMASRTIETPRERLMTILLTPLMSCSARLPVYALFVGAFFVGHKALVVLSLYVLGIVVALVLAKIFTKTLLKSETSLFVIELPPYRLPQVQSLWRSTWDKGKGFVRKAGTFIFAGSVFIWLLSYAGPNGLKVDMDDSFLAAIGNLFAPILEPIGFGTWQAVASLITGFLAKEAIISTMNIIYFVPNDAGLQGLLSNYYTPLAAYSFMVFILLYIPCLATTATIYKETGSKKWTAFSMMYALFIAYVLCLVIYQGGKLFGLV, from the coding sequence ATGGAAATCGCACTTATTGGAAACCCGAATACCGGAAAAACTTCATTGTTTAATAATCTTACTGGTTCCTATGAGTATGTAGGAAACTGGAGCGGTGTTACAGTTGAGAAGAAGGTCGGAGTTTTCAAGAATAATCTAGGGAGATTAATTGATTTGCCAGGGATATATTCACTCAATCCATTATCAAGGGATGAAGGGGTAGTTACTACCTTTTTTTTAGAGGAACCTGTAGACAGATTGCTTAATATTTTGGATGCATCGCAATTAGAGCGTAATTTGCATTTAACATTACAATTGCTCGAATATGAAAAACCTGCACTAATCGGTTTGAATATGGTGGATGTCGCGGCCAATCGAGGCATACAAATTGATACGGAAAAGTTATCACAGATTTTAGGCGTACCTGTGGTTCCTGTTGTTGCGAGAAGCGGCAAAGGATGCAATAGATTAATAGAGGTTATTTCAACCAGTTCAAGTCATTCAAAGGTAAAAAAACATGTTTATTATGGCAATACAGTTGAAAAGGCTATTACTAAATTAAGTATTGAGCTTATCGGTAAGACAGATCATTCCCCTAGATGGCTAGCTCTTCAATTATTTGAAGGGAATGAATACGTGAAAAATTTTCTTTCTGACATAATAGAACCTGCTGAACTTGTATCATACCTTACTCAATTGGAGACTTTGTTAATTCAAGAAAATGGTCATGTAAAATCGCTGGCAAACTTTATTTACTTGAAGAGAAAAGAGGTTATTGAAAAGATACTTGAAAACTCAGTTCGGAAGGTAAGTACAGTTGTACCCATGTCAGAGAAGATTGATGCCATCGTCACGAATCGCTATTTAGGAATGCCAATTTTCTTAATTTGTTTGTATTTAATGTTTATGTTGACGTTTGATTGGTTGGGAACTCCATTGTCAGATATTCTGGATGGAGTCTTAACCGGACAAGTGACAACAGGTGCAGAAAAATTCCTTGGAGCTGTCCATGCCTCAGATTTCATACATGCATTAATTATTGAAGGACTTATTGCCGGTGTCGGTGGAGTCCTTGTGTTTGTTCCACAGATATTTATTCTGTTCTTTTTTATATCCTTGTTGGAGGATTCTGGTTACATGGCGAGGGTAGCTCTTGTTATGGACAGAATTATGGAGTCCGTGGGGCTGAATGGCAAGACATTTATTCCGATGATGATTGGATTTGGCTGTAATGTACCCGGTATCATGGCGTCAAGAACCATTGAAACACCTCGTGAGAGACTAATGACAATATTATTAACTCCACTAATGTCATGCTCGGCACGATTACCAGTGTACGCGTTATTTGTTGGGGCATTTTTTGTAGGTCATAAAGCACTAGTGGTATTAAGTCTTTATGTTCTAGGTATCGTTGTCGCTCTTGTTTTAGCAAAAATATTTACTAAAACACTATTAAAATCAGAAACATCACTATTCGTGATAGAACTGCCGCCTTATCGCCTTCCGCAAGTTCAATCACTTTGGAGAAGTACATGGGATAAGGGAAAGGGCTTTGTTCGTAAAGCGGGAACGTTTATTTTCGCAGGTTCGGTTTTCATATGGCTATTATCATATGCAGGTCCCAATGGATTAAAAGTGGATATGGATGATAGCTTTTTAGCTGCAATTGGTAATTTATTTGCGCCGATTTTAGAACCAATTGGGTTCGGCACTTGGCAAGCGGTAGCTTCGTTAATAACAGGATTTTTAGCAAAAGAAGCAATTATTTCTACCATGAATATTATTTACTTTGTTCCAAATGATGCGGGCTTACAAGGTTTATTGAGCAATTATTACACCCCGCTTGCGGCCTATAGCTTCATGGTTTTTATCCTTTTATATATTCCTTGTTTAGCTACTACGGCTACTATTTATAAAGAAACTGGCTCAAAGAAATGGACTGCTTTTTCAATGATGTATGCATTGTTTATTGCTTATGTTTTATGCTTGGTCATTTATCAGGGCGGAAAACTGTTTGGATTAGTCTAA
- a CDS encoding FeoA family protein has protein sequence MVMFGSLKVGDKGKIIDISKVGRMVQRRLLDLGITEGSEVCVKCVMPFGGPIMIESCGQCVGLRRKEARLIEVERV, from the coding sequence ATGGTGATGTTCGGTTCGCTTAAAGTAGGAGATAAAGGAAAAATCATAGATATATCCAAAGTTGGCAGAATGGTCCAAAGACGATTGTTGGACCTAGGGATAACAGAAGGTTCTGAGGTTTGTGTTAAATGTGTCATGCCTTTTGGGGGACCAATCATGATCGAATCATGTGGACAATGCGTAGGTCTTCGTCGTAAAGAAGCTCGCTTAATAGAAGTGGAGAGGGTTTAA
- the thiT gene encoding energy-coupled thiamine transporter ThiT yields MEKKRNNTLFLVEVAVFSALAYLLDLVSGLLSLKIWPQGGSISIAMVPIFIMSFRWGVKGGILSGFLLGLLQFILGFSQIYTLLQGIIDYAIAFSVVGLAGIFASQLKDSLSHNNRRKWVTFVLFGTFLGSALRYLAHVISGIVFFGEYAPEGQPAAVYSLLYNGTYMLPSFIVCAIIVILVITAAPKKMI; encoded by the coding sequence ATGGAGAAAAAGCGTAATAACACATTATTCTTGGTTGAGGTAGCAGTATTTTCGGCACTTGCTTATTTATTGGATTTGGTTTCGGGATTGTTGTCATTAAAAATATGGCCGCAAGGAGGGTCAATTTCTATTGCGATGGTTCCCATTTTCATTATGTCATTTCGATGGGGAGTAAAAGGCGGTATTTTATCTGGATTTTTACTAGGATTACTTCAGTTCATCCTTGGTTTTTCGCAAATCTATACGCTTCTACAAGGAATTATTGATTATGCTATTGCCTTTTCAGTCGTTGGTCTAGCAGGTATTTTTGCTTCACAACTGAAAGATTCTCTTTCCCATAATAATAGAAGGAAATGGGTTACATTTGTGTTATTCGGAACATTTTTAGGGAGTGCACTAAGATATCTTGCACATGTGATATCAGGAATTGTGTTTTTTGGCGAATACGCACCCGAGGGTCAGCCGGCAGCAGTATACTCTCTGTTATACAATGGAACCTATATGCTCCCGAGCTTTATCGTATGTGCGATTATTGTTATCCTTGTGATCACAGCCGCACCGAAAAAAATGATATAA
- a CDS encoding histidine kinase N-terminal domain-containing protein: MLSELHMDLIAFFNKNKEELLREWENSIVISKGDPYKEKISLNGIAIFNIVLTMHTMTEEELLETIQKYALEISEERALATINIGDFVYNVNLGRSVLYSYLSKSGLVWAELQESINKINFCFDKFLYYAVTHYTEAKNKIIEEKTMFIDSTHQDRLTLLGQMTSSFIHEFRNPLTSIQGFIQLLKADYPEMKYLDIISSELDQLNFRISQFLLLSKKELIGKEKEQFNQNKLIDEVLNFLYPSILDGKVKIKKDIVDEITLFGYADEMRQVFINIIFNAIDVLNHHRVPNPTIEIKCTIDNNSHVVLSISNNGPMIPAELSKTIFEPFFTTKKLGTGLGLFVCKEIIEKHKGELTCLSTPDLTVFTIKLPLAASPI; the protein is encoded by the coding sequence ATGTTATCTGAGTTACATATGGATTTAATAGCTTTTTTTAATAAGAACAAAGAGGAATTGCTTCGTGAATGGGAAAATTCCATTGTTATTTCTAAAGGAGATCCCTATAAAGAAAAAATAAGTCTAAATGGAATTGCCATTTTTAATATAGTATTAACTATGCATACAATGACCGAAGAGGAACTCCTAGAAACGATTCAAAAGTATGCGTTAGAAATTTCCGAAGAAAGAGCCTTAGCTACTATCAACATTGGAGACTTTGTCTATAATGTTAATCTTGGCAGGTCTGTTTTATATAGTTATTTAAGTAAGTCAGGTCTCGTATGGGCAGAGCTTCAAGAATCCATTAATAAGATAAATTTCTGCTTTGATAAATTTTTATATTACGCAGTTACTCATTATACAGAAGCAAAAAATAAAATCATTGAAGAAAAAACGATGTTTATTGATTCTACTCATCAAGACCGTTTAACCCTTCTAGGGCAAATGACATCCAGTTTTATTCATGAATTTAGAAACCCACTGACGTCGATACAAGGTTTTATTCAGCTTCTAAAGGCAGACTACCCTGAAATGAAATATCTCGATATTATCTCCAGTGAGTTGGATCAACTTAATTTCCGTATCTCACAATTTCTACTTTTGTCTAAAAAAGAATTAATTGGAAAAGAAAAGGAACAATTTAATCAGAATAAATTAATTGATGAAGTGTTAAATTTCCTATACCCAAGTATTTTAGACGGTAAGGTAAAAATTAAAAAGGATATCGTCGATGAAATCACCCTTTTTGGATATGCAGATGAAATGAGACAAGTCTTCATTAATATTATTTTCAATGCCATTGACGTGTTAAACCATCACAGAGTACCGAACCCAACGATTGAAATTAAATGCACTATAGATAATAATTCACATGTTGTTTTATCTATATCTAATAATGGTCCAATGATTCCTGCTGAATTAAGTAAGACCATTTTTGAGCCTTTTTTCACAACAAAAAAGCTGGGTACTGGTCTTGGCTTATTTGTATGTAAGGAAATCATTGAAAAGCATAAAGGTGAATTAACCTGCCTCTCAACTCCAGACCTAACCGTATTTACCATTAAATTACCCCTTGCTGCGTCTCCTATATAG
- a CDS encoding MerR family transcriptional regulator — protein MVSKRTIDYYTSIGLLSAERSQSNYRIYTEESLKDLKFIEECKSLHYPLDEIKRKLDMKKDKTIRDSEVEKHVNAVTQQMHQLQNDLYDLTSFIEKLDDMQKEKFATNLMMLKSVLKESLLRITS, from the coding sequence ATGGTCTCTAAACGCACAATTGATTATTACACATCAATTGGTTTACTAAGTGCAGAACGATCCCAATCTAATTATCGAATTTATACTGAAGAATCCTTAAAGGACTTAAAATTTATTGAGGAATGTAAGAGTTTGCACTACCCTCTTGACGAGATTAAAAGAAAACTAGATATGAAGAAGGACAAAACAATTCGTGATTCAGAAGTGGAAAAACATGTAAATGCAGTTACACAGCAAATGCATCAGCTGCAGAATGATTTATATGACCTAACTTCATTTATTGAAAAATTAGATGACATGCAGAAAGAAAAATTTGCAACAAATCTAATGATGCTAAAATCAGTCTTAAAGGAATCCCTTTTGAGAATAACGAGTTGA
- a CDS encoding hemolysin family protein gives MDIFNLVLIAILIALTAFFVTSEFAIVKIRSSRIDQLIEEGNSSAISAKKVISNLDEYLSACQLGITITALALGWIGESTIEHLLTPLFNGLEIPEGVSHVLSIGIAFATITFLHVVVGELAPKTLAIQKAELITLVMSRPLIFFYKVMYPFIWLLNGSARIVTSIFGLKPVSESEMAHTEEELRIILSESYKSGEINQSEFKYVNKIFEFDNRIAKEIMVPRTEIVSLSKDDTLDTFLEVIREEKYTRYPIIDGDKDHIIGLVNIKEMVTDLISKETLSTKTLEHYTRPIIRVIETIPIHDLLVKMQKDRMHMAILMDEYGGTSGLVTVEDILEEIVGEIRDEFDSDEIPMIRKIKENHYIIDSKVLVTEVNDLLGVDIDDEDIDTIGGWILTENYEAKEGDSIHHDSYAFKILDMEEHHIKYIEVTKIVNEEASTNKIALPQTEVLS, from the coding sequence TTGGACATATTTAACTTGGTTTTAATAGCCATTTTAATTGCGTTAACTGCTTTTTTTGTAACTTCAGAGTTTGCTATTGTTAAAATTCGCAGTTCACGAATTGACCAGTTAATCGAGGAAGGTAATTCGAGTGCTATCTCTGCAAAAAAAGTCATTTCAAATTTAGATGAATATCTTTCAGCTTGTCAATTAGGAATTACGATTACTGCCCTTGCTTTAGGTTGGATTGGGGAATCCACCATTGAGCATTTGCTCACTCCCCTTTTCAATGGACTAGAAATTCCTGAAGGTGTTTCCCACGTATTATCCATTGGGATTGCATTTGCGACCATTACATTTTTACATGTTGTCGTAGGAGAACTGGCACCTAAAACACTGGCTATACAAAAAGCTGAATTGATTACACTGGTTATGTCGCGGCCTCTAATCTTCTTTTATAAAGTGATGTATCCGTTTATTTGGTTATTAAATGGATCAGCACGTATTGTAACGAGCATTTTTGGTCTTAAACCAGTATCTGAAAGCGAAATGGCACATACCGAGGAAGAGCTTCGAATTATCCTCTCAGAAAGCTATAAAAGTGGCGAAATTAACCAATCTGAGTTTAAGTATGTAAATAAAATTTTTGAATTTGATAACCGAATTGCCAAAGAAATTATGGTACCAAGAACAGAAATCGTTTCATTATCTAAAGATGATACACTCGATACTTTTCTCGAAGTGATTCGTGAAGAAAAGTATACGAGATATCCAATTATTGATGGTGATAAAGACCATATTATTGGTTTAGTAAATATTAAGGAAATGGTTACGGATTTAATCAGTAAAGAGACCTTGTCTACGAAAACACTTGAACATTATACTCGTCCGATAATTAGAGTGATTGAAACCATACCAATCCATGATTTGCTTGTAAAAATGCAGAAAGATCGAATGCACATGGCTATTTTAATGGACGAATATGGCGGTACCTCTGGCCTGGTCACGGTTGAAGATATCCTTGAGGAGATTGTTGGTGAAATCCGGGATGAATTTGATTCGGATGAGATTCCAATGATACGTAAAATTAAGGAGAACCATTATATTATAGATTCAAAAGTTTTAGTCACAGAAGTGAATGATCTGTTGGGCGTCGATATTGATGATGAAGATATAGACACCATTGGCGGCTGGATATTAACGGAGAATTATGAGGCCAAAGAAGGAGACTCCATTCATCACGATTCCTATGCCTTTAAAATACTTGATATGGAAGAACACCATATTAAATATATCGAGGTAACAAAGATTGTAAATGAGGAAGCAAGTACGAATAAGATAGCTTTGCCTCAAACAGAAGTACTTTCTTAA
- a CDS encoding HesB/YadR/YfhF family protein, which produces MLLSIDEKAAKWFTNEFEINTVRMYPQYDGFGEKHKGFSLAFSAESPTNIGFTKEINGINFYVEGNDVWFFEDTETCLSYNEEMKEIQISFKDTFAIN; this is translated from the coding sequence ATGTTACTTTCTATTGATGAAAAAGCTGCAAAGTGGTTTACGAATGAATTCGAGATCAATACTGTGAGAATGTATCCGCAATATGATGGTTTTGGTGAAAAACACAAGGGCTTCAGCCTAGCGTTTTCTGCAGAGTCACCAACAAATATCGGCTTTACGAAAGAAATAAATGGTATTAACTTCTATGTAGAAGGAAATGATGTATGGTTTTTCGAGGATACTGAAACTTGTTTGTCCTATAACGAAGAAATGAAGGAAATCCAAATAAGCTTTAAAGACACATTTGCAATTAACTAA